The following coding sequences are from one Triticum dicoccoides isolate Atlit2015 ecotype Zavitan chromosome 4A, WEW_v2.0, whole genome shotgun sequence window:
- the LOC119289067 gene encoding ethylene-responsive transcription factor ERF022-like, whose translation MEVVPDNAAGVAAAEQYRGVRKRKWGKWVSEIREPGKKTRIWLGSFESPEMAAVAHDVAALRLRGHEARLNFPGLAHLFRRPDTAEPDDVRAAALEAAAQVRFRPDLVLQPGGCGSSGGGGFPDRLDDVAWNALLRSDDLEPESPNMWAELAEAMLLAPPVWEGSAVDNDEWSQGSLWDPSCWSY comes from the coding sequence ATGGAGGTCGTGCCCGACAATGCCGCCGGCGTTGCGGCGGCCGAGCAGTACCGTGGGGTGAGGAAGAGGAAGTGGGGTAAGTGGGTGTCCGAGATCAGGGAGCCCGGCAAGAAGACGCGCATCTGGCTTGGCAGCTTCGAgtcgccggagatggccgccgTGGCGCACGACGTGGCCGCGCTCCGGCTACGGGGGCACGAGGCCAGACTCAACTTCCCGGGCCTCGCCCACCTCTTCCGCCGGCCTGACACTGCCGAGCCCGACGACGTCCGTGCGGCCGCGCTGGAGGCCGCGGCCCAGGTCCGGTTCAGGCCCGACCTCGTGCTACAGCCGGGCGGCtgtggcagcagcggcggcggcggcttccctGACCGGCTCGATGACGTGGCGTGGAATGCCCTGCTTCGCTCTGATGATCTGGAGCCCGAGTCGCCCAACATGTGGGCGGAGCTGGCGGAGGCCATGCTGTTGGCCCCACCTGTCTGGGAGGGCAGCGCGGTCGACAATGACGAGTGGTCCCAAGGCTCGCTCTGGGACCCATCTTGCTGGAGCTACTGA